A genome region from Prionailurus viverrinus isolate Anna chromosome A3, UM_Priviv_1.0, whole genome shotgun sequence includes the following:
- the LOC125162452 gene encoding speedy protein E5-like isoform X3, whose product MRGQKKRRWTDVKAGTQERSAPPSNSTPSEALSELKSWKKRGQKNIWTVNHVEGTKLRMNKRRRPSYRPEDQEAFYRLLEDPVIQSFLEADIFLKVSDKYLLSMVVEYFGRVGLPGHLYNRIHFFLALYIASDMEEDNPTSKRSIFQFLLGREHWPELYKEFLKLKVEFFHAMGHQAWVTLELCEEIQAQNPHHWVWSRARQCAP is encoded by the exons ATGAGAGGCCAGAAGAAGAGGAGATGGACGGATGTGAAGGCAG GGACCCAGGAGAGAAGTGCCCCGCCCTCCAATTCCACCCCCTCTGAAGCTCTCTCTGAGCTGAAGTCCTGGAAGAAGAGGGGGCAGAAGAACATATGGACTGTCAATCATGTTGAGGGGACAAAACTCAGGATGAACAAGAGGAGAAGACCCAGTTACCGTCCTGAAGACCAAGAAGCATTCTACCGACTTCTGG AGGATCCTGTTATCCAGAGCTTCTTGGAAGCTGACATTTTCCTCAAAGTGTCTGATAAG TACCTGCTTTCCATGGTGGTGGAATATTTTGGCCGTGTCGGGCTGCCTGGACACCTCTACAACAGGATCCACTTCTTCCTGGCCCT CTACATTGCCTCCGACATGGAGGAGGACAACCCCACATCCAAACGGAGCATCTTCCAGTTCCTGCTGGGCAGGGAGCACTGGCCAGAACTCTACAAGGAGTTCCTGAAGCTGAAGGTGGAGTTCTTCCATGCAATGGGGCACCAAGCCTGGGTCACCCTGGAGTTGTGTGAGGAG ATCCAGGCCCAGAACCCACATCACTGGGTCTGGAGTCGGGCACGCCAGTGCGCCCCCTAG
- the LOC125162452 gene encoding putative speedy protein E7 isoform X1: protein MEGKAAPQNRSPLASSSASSEVVPEQRARTMRGQKKRRWTDVKAGTQERSAPPSNSTPSEALSELKSWKKRGQKNIWTVNHVEGTKLRMNKRRRPSYRPEDQEAFYRLLEDPVIQSFLEADIFLKVSDKYLLSMVVEYFGRVGLPGHLYNRIHFFLALYIASDMEEDNPTSKRSIFQFLLGREHWPELYKEFLKLKVEFFHAMGHQAWVTLELCEEIQAQNPHHWVWSRARQCAP from the exons ATGGAAGGGAAGGCAG cTCCACAGAATAGGAGCCCTCTGGCCTCCAGTTCTGCGTCTTCAGAGGTTGTCCCTGAGCAGAGAGCCAGGACAATGAGAGGCCAGAAGAAGAGGAGATGGACGGATGTGAAGGCAG GGACCCAGGAGAGAAGTGCCCCGCCCTCCAATTCCACCCCCTCTGAAGCTCTCTCTGAGCTGAAGTCCTGGAAGAAGAGGGGGCAGAAGAACATATGGACTGTCAATCATGTTGAGGGGACAAAACTCAGGATGAACAAGAGGAGAAGACCCAGTTACCGTCCTGAAGACCAAGAAGCATTCTACCGACTTCTGG AGGATCCTGTTATCCAGAGCTTCTTGGAAGCTGACATTTTCCTCAAAGTGTCTGATAAG TACCTGCTTTCCATGGTGGTGGAATATTTTGGCCGTGTCGGGCTGCCTGGACACCTCTACAACAGGATCCACTTCTTCCTGGCCCT CTACATTGCCTCCGACATGGAGGAGGACAACCCCACATCCAAACGGAGCATCTTCCAGTTCCTGCTGGGCAGGGAGCACTGGCCAGAACTCTACAAGGAGTTCCTGAAGCTGAAGGTGGAGTTCTTCCATGCAATGGGGCACCAAGCCTGGGTCACCCTGGAGTTGTGTGAGGAG ATCCAGGCCCAGAACCCACATCACTGGGTCTGGAGTCGGGCACGCCAGTGCGCCCCCTAG
- the LOC125162452 gene encoding speedy protein E4-like isoform X2, whose protein sequence is MEGKAAPQNRSPLASSSASSEVVPEQRARTMRGQKKRRWTDVKAGTQERSAPPSNSTPSEALSELKSWKKRGQKNIWTVNHVEGTKLRMNKRRRPSYRPEDQEAFYRLLEDPVIQSFLEADIFLKVSDKYLLSMVVEYFGRVGLPGHLYNRIHFFLALYIASDMEEDNPTSKRSIFQFLLGREHWPELYKEFLKLKIQAQNPHHWVWSRARQCAP, encoded by the exons ATGGAAGGGAAGGCAG cTCCACAGAATAGGAGCCCTCTGGCCTCCAGTTCTGCGTCTTCAGAGGTTGTCCCTGAGCAGAGAGCCAGGACAATGAGAGGCCAGAAGAAGAGGAGATGGACGGATGTGAAGGCAG GGACCCAGGAGAGAAGTGCCCCGCCCTCCAATTCCACCCCCTCTGAAGCTCTCTCTGAGCTGAAGTCCTGGAAGAAGAGGGGGCAGAAGAACATATGGACTGTCAATCATGTTGAGGGGACAAAACTCAGGATGAACAAGAGGAGAAGACCCAGTTACCGTCCTGAAGACCAAGAAGCATTCTACCGACTTCTGG AGGATCCTGTTATCCAGAGCTTCTTGGAAGCTGACATTTTCCTCAAAGTGTCTGATAAG TACCTGCTTTCCATGGTGGTGGAATATTTTGGCCGTGTCGGGCTGCCTGGACACCTCTACAACAGGATCCACTTCTTCCTGGCCCT CTACATTGCCTCCGACATGGAGGAGGACAACCCCACATCCAAACGGAGCATCTTCCAGTTCCTGCTGGGCAGGGAGCACTGGCCAGAACTCTACAAGGAGTTCCTGAAGCTGAAG ATCCAGGCCCAGAACCCACATCACTGGGTCTGGAGTCGGGCACGCCAGTGCGCCCCCTAG